A stretch of DNA from Lotus japonicus ecotype B-129 chromosome 4, LjGifu_v1.2:
tcttcgtcagctcttgtatggtctttgtaccatcgggatgcctaatattgaggaacatatcttcctcaaacgccttccttctgagctcttctagtgccattctgtatgatgccatttttcttactgaaaattattcgagatgtgaagcttacctttctctccaacgctttatataggcttcactttctctctgaaagttaatgctcttacagtttctcgaggttaagtacttggtaactgacccttctatttactcacttgaccggtggtaaacgttcatcccttgcattaactcttctatttattatcgcctcactctgattcttacatcgtcttcattttctttcaacttagaccttctctaagggggagtaccttgtacttcaagctaagtttttcacaccccgagcttttttgcttatgacaaaaagggggagtaaacccagtttttgatgtgtaagatgtgttagtgtgacttatttttcttttgaagattttaagagttccaccttcatgaccatagatgtgtcactgggcaaatacaaggaatacatttcacttcttctgaagtgattctaagttgactctgatacccaagactctgataccttgtccatgactctgatcacttatgcgctctgattattcatttttcatctatgtcataagcttttcactctgaactcttatatgatttagctcagaatctagactttactaacgttttcatcaagtattagattcagggggagctaagcttagaatcaagcagtgacttgaattcagaatgagcaagataaaccattcacatcaggataagtcttattctatatctctaaactctgagtgaattcagtttaatgtttaagaattgttcatcaaaaatcttagttttgtcatcatcaaaaagggggagattgtaagatcaagttttgatctagtagtacaactctatgttttgatgattacaagttaaccttttgatatgaacaattgtggtactctaacgtgtttttctgagtgtgctatttacaggctctgaccctgactcaatttcacacaaatcagaagcactgtgtataaagggtaacccaagcaacgctttcgcattcaccatgttcagtatgaacagtggaaaagcttcagaagttctgaagttatacaaactctgatgtggactcagtcgctagaagctctgaagatccagaagttctgacaaccaagaaacactgaaggttcagatgttctgatggtgtagaagactctgaagatccagaagctgaatagtggaaactctgaagtccagaagcaagaaactctgaaggccatgttcttccctctgagttcagaatcagaagatacaatggtcagaggatctgtgctttccctctgactctgatcaacctgcttcacaagttccaatacgaagcattcctctgatcagaagtctcctaggttaaaaggtcaagtcgctatccaagtacaaaagcaagtgtaccttcctgacgacctacctaacgttctcagccacagcagaagctggattttccagaactgccctccaacggtagcatttcccatgcaacgctcaaccctaatccttggagtatatatagaggctgaagattgaaagaagcggctagaagagaagtgaatacaagaagcaacacacgcgcaagatattcaaaatattctaagctttctttcatcttgtaatttatttagtttacactcagcttattcagaagcaaacccttgtaaacaccaacctcaaacagttgtttgattttcctttaggagatcaaggttgatcggatcctagagaagactaagagagtgaatcttagtgtgagctaagtcagtgtaattgttagtcacttgtaggtttcaagtgcagttgtaactcttacctgattagtggattgccttcattctaagaaggaagaaatcaccttaacgggtggactggagtagcttgagtgatttatcaagtgaaccaggataaaatccttttgtgcttttctatctctatcttttgcacttagttctcgaaaagatttgttaaaatctttaaggtggtagtttttgtactgaaaacgttattcaaaccccccctttctaccgtttttcataccttcaaaacaAGCTCTATGGAGAAGGGTTATTTGTGTCAAGTACAAACGGAATGACAGATGCATGATTCTTCATACACAAACGGAAGGAATTACTCGCCTTTCCCCAATTCTCTAAGATATCCTCAAAGTGGTCATGGAGGACACGCTGATTGCAAAAGCATTCATGCTTGCTTCTGTGGTTTGGGAACAGGCCAACACATCCGGTTCTGGAGAGATCCCTGGGTAGATTTGACACCTTTGCATATACAGTTCCCCAGATTGTTTGCCCTCGCTGAGAATTAAAAAATGCTCTGGTATGCTCCAACGGTGCTTTTGCTAACGGGACATGGAGTTGGAACATAGCTTTCAGAAGGCAATTTTTCGGATGGCAGACAGATGTTTTAGCAGCTATGTATGGTTCAATCAACAGGGTGATCCCAAGCCGCGAAGAGGATAGATTAATATGGACTGGTGATGTCTCAGGTCTATTTTCTGTGAAAGGGGTGTTGAATCTAGCGGAATCTAAGGTCTACGCAATTCCAACATGGTCTATTCCAACCAGAGTGCGTAAAATTGCCCCTGCAAAAGTTATCCAGTTCTTTTGGCAACTAATAAAGAACAGAATAGCAACTCGTGCTAATCTGATGGTTCGCAGGGTGCAGATTGAGAATGCAGGAAGGTGTGTTTTTTGTGGACTTGAACCTGAAACCACGAGTCACCTCATGCCGTTCTGTCCCATGTCCTGGAAACTTCTAAACTTGGTGATGTCTCGAGAAGGCATTACCTGGTGCTGCCCGAATGGTATACCAAATTTAATGCTGGAATGGATGGACTTAAGACATAAATCTGATAATCTCTTATGGGAGATGACCCCATTCTCCATTTTCTGGTCAATTTGGCTGGAAAGAAATCAGGTAATTTTCAATAACCATCCTGCATCTCCTGAATCTATTTGGGATCTACATATTTCCCGTATTTCTGCCTGGGTTCATGGATGGTGGAAAGAATGCCCTTATTCCTCATACGATTTCTCACATCACTTTGATGCTATAAGGCTCAAACCTCAAACACCCAATCTCCGTTCTAGTGTTTGGAACGCTCCCGATCGGGGCTTTTTCAAAGCCAATGTTGACGGCTCCTCGATGGGAAACCCAGGCCCGAGTGGAGCGGGAGGAGTAATAAGGATCATTCCAAGGAATTTATTGGTGTTTTTTTTCTGAACCTTTGGGGTTTAAATGGGCTTTTGAAGCAGAAGTGATTGCAATCCTAGAGGTTCTGCAATTCTGCAAGGAACATGGCATTAGAAACCTAGTGATTGAAAGTGACTCTACACTTGTAGTTAGTTGGGTAAACAATAGCTCTAACAGACCTTGGAAATTGCGTAACGAACTGAATCTGATTGATAATCTCTGTGAGGAACTTGCAGTGGTGGCTGTGGATCACATCTTTAGAGAAGCAAATCCCATTGCAGACCATTTGTCCAAATCTGGTGTTGAACGCCTTGTTCCTCTTAACGTTTTCTTTGGCTTTACCAGTCCTTGAGACTTGCCTGCTATGCTCTCCTTCCTATTGCTTTCCTTTATTCGCTTTAGCTAGTTTGTTATCCTTTGTTTTTTGCTTTTTAGCTTCTTGTTGTTGCTGCCTACTTGAGAGGGCTGGTCTCAAGTTATTTCTTTCAATAATATGAACTTCTTCTTTCGAAAAAAATAAGGAACAAAGAGAGTAGTTGATAGACTTTTTGAATTCATTGCAGTCATAATCTGAATTTTGGAATCatgaattgtaaaaaataaatggGCGTAATTAAGGAACTAAACTTACTTGgactaatttttttaaaaataaatgaccattattaatgcattaaatttgaagtcattaattttttataaaattaatgaGCTTTATGTTGGCTGAGCATTAATCGTATACCTAATTGAATTTTTTACTTATTATTAATGTGTAATAAATTCTTTAgaatttaattcaattaaatgTCTGCATTCAAGCAGGTAACACTATCTCCGTTTTAGATTAAGTATCCACTTAGGGAAGATGCACACATATTAAAAAACGCAATTAATAATGTtaagttttaaaaatatattatttgttttcctagttTGGCCTTAAGTAGAAGAAAatgaattcctgaacttttcaGCATAATTGTGGGTGTAGTAACATGCTGAATTTATTATTAGACACAGATTAAATGTTTCTACATGGAAAGGAATAAATGTAAGTAATTGCCATTAACTTTGTACTAAATTAGGGTTTCACGGGTTTTTAGTCGGTTCCTTTAATACAATTTTGAAAAAGTAATTGTAACTCTTAATTGATaactataatttaaatttaaattttaagattttaattaGTTTAAAACGTAATTAATGCATATAATCTAACACGCTAATTTATAGCATTATTTTGATAAACACGTACTAACATGCATAATTTATAAGTAcacatttattaaaattttaaaaaagtatttattttagtcaatgattaataatcaattttttagtttaTAGACTTTTTGAATTCATTGCAGTCATAACATGAATTTTGAATCATGATTTGTCAAAAATAAATGAATGTAATTAAGGAATTAAAACGTATTTGGACTAatgattattttaaaataaatgactgttattaatgcattaaatttggagtcatttattttttaaaaaattgatgaaCTTTATGTTGGTTGAGCATTAATGGTATAACTAATTGAAATTTTTACTTAGTATTAATGTGTAATAAATTTCTTATAATTCTTTTCAATTAAGTACCTCCTTTCAAGCTGTTAATACTCCATCTGTATCAGAATAAGTGTTCACTTAGAGAAGATGCAGAGATATTTAAGAAGCGCAATTAATAATGttaacttttaaaaatatattatttgttgGCCTAGTTTGGCCCTTAAGGAGTAGAGAATGACTTTTTTGAACTTTTCAACATAATGGTGGGTGTAGTAACATGCTGAATTTATTAGTAGACACAGATTCAAGAAGTCTACATTGAAAGGAATATAGGTAACTAATTGTCATTAACTTTGTACTAAATTAGGGTTTCAAGGGTTTTCAATCGGTTCCTTtaatacaattttaaaaaagcaaatataattttttttctgaaacaaaATACTTTGTTGAAAAAATATAGAAATCATGAGAACATCTCTCTCATGTTAGCTACAGCAAAGGTTCAGATAAAACCCACAGTTCAGATAAAAAGcaaatataattattaattgataattattattcaaatttcaaatttaagattttaattattttaaagcgTAATAAATGCATAATTCCAAGCACGCTAATTTTTAGCACTATTTTGATAAACACGCACTAACAATCATAATTTATTAGTACAcgtttattaaaatttaaaaaaaaatctttttttagGCTATGATTAATTGAATTATTGAAAAATGTAAGTTTTTTTAGTCaataattaataactaatttttttagttGATAGACTTTTTGAATTCATTGGAGTCATAAACTGAATTTTGAAATCatgaattgtaaaaaataaatgaacgTAATTAAGGAACTAAAACTTACTTagactaatattttttttaaataaatgaccgttattaatgcattaaatttaaAGTCATTAATGTTTTATAAAATTGATGAGCTTTATGTTGGCTGAGCATTAATGGTATAcctaattgaatttttttacatattattaatgtttaataaattctttataatttaattcaattaaatgTCTGCTTTCAAGCCGGTAACACTCTCTCTGTTTCAAATTAAGTATCCACTTAGAGAAgatgcacacatattaagaagtgCAATTAATAATGTtaagttttaaaaatatattatttgttttcctagttTGACATTAAGGAGAAGAAAATGAATTTCTGAACTTTTCAGCATAATTGTGGGTGTAGTAACATGCTGAATTTATTATTAGACACAAATTAAAGGTTTCTAcatggaaaggaataaaggTAAGTAATTGTCATTAACTTTGTACTAAATTAAGGTTTCACGGGTTTTTAGTCGGTTCCTTTAATACAATTTTGAAAAAGTAATTGTAACTCTTTATTGATAACtataattcaaatttaaattttaagattttaattaGTTTAAAACGTAATTAATGCATATAATCTAACACGCTAATTTATAGCATTATTTTGATAAACACGTACTAACATGCATAATTTATAAGTAcacatttattaaaattttaaaaaaggtaTTATTTTAGTCAATGATtaataatcaattttttagttgaTAGACTTTTTGAATTCATAGCAGTCATAACAAGAATTTTGGAATCATGAAgtgtaaaaaataaatgaatgtaATTAAGGAATTGATAGCTCctttgcaagtgtacaaagttgcctgtagtaataaattatcgatcCCTCGAAGATTGtgatttaataataatttctaTTAATTCTTTTATTCAGatttataaaagtaaaaatcaaTTTCAGATTTTAGAAGTAGTGATGTTGAACGCAATAAGTAACACAGAAAATTAAGCAGATTTGAGAATTCAGTTGAGGAAAATAGCACTCGGTCACCTATTTGTCCTATGCTTTAATTTTAACAATATTTATATGAACTCAATAAACCTCTTTTCGGCGATCTAGCTTTTATTCTAGGATGTTGATAACTCACACGTCCTAGACTTCCAATTCAAATACTAAGTCTGTTTTACGAGCACCTAGTCCAGAGAATTGAAGATTAAGTCCTAACTAAACTAGCAAACACAACTAGGttctactcttgaatcaagCAGTAGGGAACCCCTAATCGAATCGAATCTTTATTTCCCTAATTCCTAATCAACTTCCGTTCTCATAGAAATTAGCAATTTCCTTGCGTGCACTCAAGAATAAACAatataaattgattcaattacGAAAATTGGAAAAAAGAATTCATATAAATAATGATTCAAATCAAAACATCATTAAAAAAGGATTCACAACCCAAGTACTAAAAGAAGTTTAGTCAAGCATGACCATAATCAAGAattcaagagaaagaaaatatagCACCTAAAATCTCCAGAGGAACCTTGCAAAAGCTCTCAAAACCCTAAGAAGTTTGTGCTCAATTCcaatcaacaaaaaaaacttcCAATCTTTAACctttctatcaatatatatatatatatatatatatatatatatatatatatatatatatatatatattggatggtataaggataccttcctgaccagggtttacacccgtgaagacagccaacaagccttctggaaagagaaattcctggccggtcttcctaaatcttttggcgacaaagttcgtgagaaacttagaagcaaaaatccggggggagaaatcccatatcacacccgtagttatggacagctcatagctatcattcaaagagttgctctcaaaatctgtcaggatgacaaaatccaacagcatctcactaaggagaagtctcagaatcgcagggatttgggtactttctgcgaacaattcggaattcaaggttgtcccaagaaacctaaacccagaaagcaagatcctcctcccaatatatatatatatatatatatatatatatatatatatatatatattactacTCGTAATTCTTTTATTCGCTGTTTCCGTCTTTTTATTCTAGACCATATGCAATGGGTGTGTTGAGTGGGTAGTTGAGTGTTGAGAGAGTAGTGTAGTGGTGTTGAGTTTgaggagagaggtgttgagTAAACTCAACATGTTAAGAGTGGGTCCGCCAGGCCACGTGGCGAGCTCTAATTGGTTCGCTGGATTTTTATGTTCataatcttttgaactcaattatttcattgaaaaaaaaaattacggaAAATTtttttataccaaaattcatgaatttttttcctctataaatagagaattGGTTTAttagatttggacacagaaaaaaaatccaagtttttcaccatcttattatctttctcacCATCTCATTATTTTTCTATCACAACAATTAccattaagaaaataaatatattattttctatatatttttttaaaaaaattgttaaatgtttattgttttaatttaatttaaatcgataattgtaattttatgtaatcataaaaacaaaaatataaaattaaataaaaatatgaaataaaaaagtggtggggtaggatgttgaatgaaaaactattggagtgggtaaaagttgaatgagtgttgaattggagagagaagatgatgtagagtgttgggaagagaaaaagtggtgttgagtGTTGAAaaccattgtatatggtctaAATATTCTTCACGTGATTTTCTCTTTCTAGCGGAATTTGCTTCTGGTTCAACACCTCTGCCGCGTGTCGCATCGCCATTGGTCCAAGGTTTAAGCGAGTATTCAAGAGCTTTGCGGACCATGACATTACGGTAGCCCCACATCGAGATTAAGCCATGTGGCGGGGAAGAAAACAACAATCGTCCATCTTCTGCGTGTGCATAGTAAATCCCATGGACCAGCAGCACCGAATCACCTCTCTTATTCTGATTTTcctgaaattaaattttataaaaacatgataaaataagataaaatccagaaataaacaacttaaatcctaactaaatctataatttaaaaagtactaattaataataagataaaactactaaaatctaacaaatcaaaataaaaactcctaaaatcctaaattaattaaaaatacgaaaattatataaaaatagcATAAAAACTAATCAAAtctcagaaaataaattaaaaatcccACAAAAATATCCTTATATCCCCGGGTCAATAGGAATTAAAACTTATTTGGACTAatgattattttaaaataaatgacttttattaatgcattaaattttcagtcattaattttttaaaaaattgatgaaCTTTATGTTGGCTGATCATTAATGGTATATCTAATTGAATTTTTTGCTTAGTATTAATGTGTAATAAATTTCTTATaattcaatttaattaaatacCTTCTTTCAAGCTGTTAATACTTCATCTGTATCAGAATAAGTGTTCACTTAGAGAAGACGCATACATATTTAAGAAGTGAAATTAAT
This window harbors:
- the LOC130712390 gene encoding uncharacterized protein LOC130712390, translated to MYGSINRVIPSREEDRLIWTGDVSGLFSVKGVLNLAESKVYAIPTWSIPTRVRKIAPAKVIQFFWQLIKNRIATRANLMVRRVQIENAGRCVFCGLEPETTSHLMPFCPMSWKLLNLVMSREGITWCCPNGIPNLMLEWMDLRHKSDNLLWEMTPFSIFWSIWLERNQVIFNNHPASPESIWDLHISRISAWVHGWWKECPYSSYDFSHHFDAIRLKPQTPNLRSSVWNAPDRGFFKANVDGSSMGNPGPTEVIAILEVLQFCKEHGIRNLVIESDSTLVVSWVNNSSNRPWKLRNELNLIDNLCEELAVVAVDHIFREANPIADHLSKSGVERLVPLNVFFGFTSP